The sequence GCGGATGCGAATAGTCAGTTCGAGACAAGCCGCGTTGGCCGGGGAGATCATTCGGGGGCTGGGAGTGGTTCGGCCATGCTGAGTTTTTCCGGGAGTTTGCGGGTATTCGTGGCGGTGGAGCCCTGCGACATGCGCAAGGGGTATGAGGGGTTGTCGGCATTGGCCGGAGAGGTTTTGCGCGAGGACGTGCGCAGCGGGGCGCTCTTCGTGTTCGGCAACCGGCGGCGGACGCGCTTGAAGATCCTGTATTTTGACGGCAGCGGGATGTGGGTGATGGGGAAGCGGCTGGAAGCGGGGACGTTCTCCTGGCCGAAAGTGTCGGAGACGGGATCCACCAAAGTGCAACTCCGAGCGGAAGCCCTCGCGATGCTCACGGACGGGCTGGATCTTCGCGGGGTGAAAATGCGGCCGTGGTATGAGCGGGCGTGATTTTTTTCGTGGAACCGCAAAAAAAAGCTAATACTTAGGCGAGGTTCCTGCTATGTTAGCCTTTCGATGGCCGAGACCACCATGAAAGAGCTTCTTGCGAAGCTTGCCGAGAGCGTCGAAGAGAACGCGGCTCTGCGCAAAGAGAATGCGTTGCTGCGGCAGAAGGTGGACATGCTCTCCCGGATGATTTACGGGACGAGCAGTGAAGCCTTCAATCCGAACCAACCCGATCTCTTCGGGGTGGTGCCCGGTTCGGGCGAAGATCTGGGAAAAGGCTGCGCCTCCTTCAAGGAGGAGACTTCCCACGAAAAGAAGGAGCGCAAGGAACGCGCCCCCCGCGTCCCGGACAACCTCCCGGTTGAGGAAATTGTCATCGAGCCATTGGAGGTGCAGGCCGAACCGGAGGCATACAAGTGCATCGGGGAGGAGGTCAGCGAGCAACTCGACTACTCGCCCGGGGCGTTCCGCCGGGTGCGCACGGTGCGTCGGAAGTATGTGCGCAAGGCCGTCGTGGACCCCAAGCCGGTGATCGCCCCGCTGCCACCCAAGCTTCAGGACGGCTGCATCGCCGCTCCCGGACTGCTGGCCAGCATCATTGTGGGCCGCTATGTGGATCATCTGCCCTTTTACCGGCAGGAGCAGATCTTCAAAACCCGCCATGAGGTGATGATCCCGCGCCAGAATATGGTGCGTTGGAGCGATATGGTCTCCGACCGCCTGGAGCCGATTTACAATATTTTGAAAGATCGCGTGCTCTCGGGCGATTACATCCAGATGGACGAAACTCCCATTCGTTATCTGGATCCCGGTTCCGGGAAAACCCAGATCGGCTATATGTGGGTGACCTTGCGGCCCGGCGGGGACGCCATCTTCCAGTGGAAGCCCAGTCGCGCGGCCCAGTGCGTGAAGGATATCCTGCCGAAGGACTTCAAGGGCATCTTACAAACTGACGCCTATGCGGCTTACGGAAGCTTTGCCAAGGAACGTCCGGATGTGGTCATGGCTGGATGTATGACCCATGTGCGGCGCAGGTTTTACCAGTCCTTCGAGCAGAAGCCCGGAGTGGTGACCTTCCTTCTCAATCAGTTCGCCTCGCTCTATCGTGTGGAATCCTCTCTTCGAAAGCGAAAAGCCGGACCCGCCCTGCGGGAGGCCGATCGCGCCTCGGTGTCCCGCCCGATCCTCGCGCGCCTGGAGCGAGCTCTCAAAATCTTGCAGCCCAAGTTCTTTCCCCAGAGCAATCTGGGCAAGGCCATCAGCTACGCGCTGACCATTTGGTCCTCGCTGGGAGTGTACCTCGAAGCCGGACGCGTGGAAATCGACAACAACCTGATTGAAAATGCCATTCGTCCAACGGCAGTGGGAAAAAAGAATTGGCTCTTCATCGGGGCAGCCGGGGCGGGAAAGAAAAGCGCCATCCTCTACACCATCGTGGAATCCTGCCGCCGCCAGGGTATCGACCCCCATGCCTACCTCCATGACGTGCTGACCCGCTTGCCCCGCTACACCAACCAGAACATCTCCGAGCTCACCCCGGAAAACTGGGCCAAGGCTCGCTCCGCTTCCCAACGCCAATACGCCGCAGCGGCGTAAGGGTTGGAAGTGTCAGAACACAGCGTTCTGACGGTTACGCAAAAATGACGCGATCTACCGGCATGTGCCATACGTGCCGCTTACGGTAATTCTGCTGGATCTGTTTT is a genomic window of Candidatus Peribacteraceae bacterium containing:
- the tnpB gene encoding IS66 family insertion sequence element accessory protein TnpB (TnpB, as the term is used for proteins encoded by IS66 family insertion elements, is considered an accessory protein, since TnpC, encoded by a neighboring gene, is a DDE family transposase.) translates to MLSFSGSLRVFVAVEPCDMRKGYEGLSALAGEVLREDVRSGALFVFGNRRRTRLKILYFDGSGMWVMGKRLEAGTFSWPKVSETGSTKVQLRAEALAMLTDGLDLRGVKMRPWYERA
- a CDS encoding IS66 family transposase, producing MAETTMKELLAKLAESVEENAALRKENALLRQKVDMLSRMIYGTSSEAFNPNQPDLFGVVPGSGEDLGKGCASFKEETSHEKKERKERAPRVPDNLPVEEIVIEPLEVQAEPEAYKCIGEEVSEQLDYSPGAFRRVRTVRRKYVRKAVVDPKPVIAPLPPKLQDGCIAAPGLLASIIVGRYVDHLPFYRQEQIFKTRHEVMIPRQNMVRWSDMVSDRLEPIYNILKDRVLSGDYIQMDETPIRYLDPGSGKTQIGYMWVTLRPGGDAIFQWKPSRAAQCVKDILPKDFKGILQTDAYAAYGSFAKERPDVVMAGCMTHVRRRFYQSFEQKPGVVTFLLNQFASLYRVESSLRKRKAGPALREADRASVSRPILARLERALKILQPKFFPQSNLGKAISYALTIWSSLGVYLEAGRVEIDNNLIENAIRPTAVGKKNWLFIGAAGAGKKSAILYTIVESCRRQGIDPHAYLHDVLTRLPRYTNQNISELTPENWAKARSASQRQYAAAA